The genomic DNA CCCCAATCAAGTGCCCATCAAGGAAGAGAGCGATCTCCTCTATAACACATACCCTAAATCGTTCGTTATATGACGTAGACTATCAAAGGTTTCCACCGGGCTCGCAATCAAACAAACTTCTCCCTCTTTTGCAAGTTCAGAAGCCCGATCAGCATCCAGATGGTACTGGCGACCAGGAGGAAGATGCGACTTTTGATGATGATGCTTTCCCAGATGACCGGCAGGGAATTGCGGGGGATGGAGAAAGGATTGAGGAGGATATTCCAAAAAGAACGCTCAATAAGAGGCGTATTGCTGAAGATCAACAGGGCGATGCCGATGATAATCATCAAAACGGCAGTACCGTTACCACTGCGGGTAATGGTGGAAAACATGAAGGCGAGGTTCCCGAAAAAAAGGATCGGGAACATCAGCTGAGCCGACATCTCAAGAAGGTTGACAGGATAAAGCAAGAGCGTAGCCAACCAGGAAAAGACGATCAGGATCACGAAGATCGCCACGTAGATCATCAGTAGACGGACACCCCATACCTTATATTTATAGTCGGGGATGCCGAAAAGGATTTCCAGTATCCGGCTATCCTCATCGTTCTGGATACCAAAAACAGCAGGATAGAACACCAACAGGACACAGGGGAACATCAGGAGGTTGTAGACCACCCCTTCATTGACCTCCGATCGGCTCCAAGCAATCTGGAACATGAAATAGGCAAAGAACAGAAATGCCGCCAGGAGAAACCAGATGAATTTCCCTGCAAAGATAATCTTCAGGTTATATTTAACCAAGCGAGGCAAGAGATATATGAATTGTTTCAGTGTCATAATTATTTATGGTTTGAGATTTATGATTTACCATCGACGCATAAATCATAAATTTTTAAAGTTCTTTCAACAAGCAAAGATAAGCATCTTCCAAGTTCGGTTCCACTTGTACCGCTCCATCATACGGAGAGGTGGTCGAGAGGTAACGGACCCGGATACGGTCGTCTTTTTGGATATGGTTGACGATCCGGGACTTATCCAATGCCTGTTCAAATTCTGTCTTACCTATATCGAACTGCCAGACCTTTCCGGCCGCCATGCCGACCATATCAACCGGATCGCCAAAATACTTTAGGCTGCCTTTGTTGATCACGACCACCTGGCTACATGAACTGGATATGTCTTCGATGATATGAGTAGAGAAGATCACGATACGATCCTTGCTCAACTCCACCAACAGGTTTCGGAAACGGATGCGTTCGCGCGGGTCGAGTCCGGCAGTAGGTTCGTCTACCACTAAAATACGTGGCAGGTGCAACAGAATCAGAGCGATACCGATACGTTGTTTCATACCGCCGGAGAAAGAACCGATTTTCTCATCTTTACGGTCGAACATATGGACGGCGCGGAGGACATACTCCAACCGCTCACGGCGCAGCTCGGGATTGACGAGGCCCTTCAAGATCGCCTGATAATCGAGAAATTCCCAAGATGACATATTCTCGTATGTCCCGAACTCCTGTGGCAGGAAACCGATCAGGCTCTGCAGTTCCTCCCGGTAGACACGCGTATCCAGTCCGTTGATCCAGATACTGCCGTAGCTCTGTTCCAAAATGCCGCAGATGATACGCATCAGGGTGGACTTACCTGCTCCGTTCGGTCCCAAGAGGCCGAACATACCTGTACGGATCTCGAACGATACGCCTCGGAGTGCCTTGAACGGCTGCCGACGTTTCCCGATCAGCGGAATACTTTTCACCATACGGAACCACGAACGACGCAGCCCGGCGAAACGTCCTTTTACACGCTCGATATTGATTTCCTTCTCGTACAGATAGCCAGAAGTCACATAGATTGCTATGCAGAACGCCCACAACACCCCGATCGTCCCCACCAAGTTCGGATTATCCAATTTGTGGAACAGACCAAAAAGGATCAGTGGAGGAAGGCCCCAAAAGATGATCCGGTTAACGTATTTCACCGTCCGGCTTCCTGCAAACCGTCCATAGAGATATTCACGTACCTTGCGCCACAGGTAAAGCGTTGCGGCGTAGACTGCGAAAGAGAGAAGAAATATCCACAACCTGTTCCCGACAAAGAACCAGGTGAACCAGACACCGAAACCTAACAGGACGAACTGCCAGCCCAGTTCCATAAAGAATCCTCTTTCTCGCGTCTGAAGCGGGATCGCAGAAGCACCAGTGGTATCCACATAATCAGAGGAGGTATCAGGACTGATCTTTTGCGATCCCATGTCAGGCACGGGAACGGGACAGTCATCCGGCAATCCGGCAGGTATAAGGTAGTTTTTCTCCAAACCTAACCGTCGACGGATCAGCAGGCCACTCTTCCACTGGCGGCTGACACGTCCCGGCCAGTCGTATATCTTCACCAGGTTGCGGACGGATA from Parabacteroides merdae ATCC 43184 includes the following:
- a CDS encoding carbon starvation CstA family protein, with product MTLKQFIYLLPRLVKYNLKIIFAGKFIWFLLAAFLFFAYFMFQIAWSRSEVNEGVVYNLLMFPCVLLVFYPAVFGIQNDEDSRILEILFGIPDYKYKVWGVRLLMIYVAIFVILIVFSWLATLLLYPVNLLEMSAQLMFPILFFGNLAFMFSTITRSGNGTAVLMIIIGIALLIFSNTPLIERSFWNILLNPFSIPRNSLPVIWESIIIKSRIFLLVASTIWMLIGLLNLQKREKFV